In the genome of Palaemon carinicauda isolate YSFRI2023 chromosome 15, ASM3689809v2, whole genome shotgun sequence, one region contains:
- the LOC137654299 gene encoding uncharacterized protein has product MPPRSHSLSQGHSINARPTQARYKGLFPSHTAPTSRGYFILFSFFVGVLMITMGSVFYHVILIRPMSGTYPLRTPSMPLACGLIAMGILMVLLSIGITWKYGFDDGDNSLDEDSQALTKDDILEQTHQCSPKSPSV; this is encoded by the exons ATGCCCCCTAGGAGTCATTCACTGAGCCAAGGGCACAGCATAAATGCCCGCCCGACCCAGGCGAGGTACAAAGGGCTCTTCCCTTCCCACACGGCTCCTACGTCGAGGGGGTACTTCATCCTCTTCAGCTTCTTCGTCGGGGTTCTTATGATCACCATGGGCTCCGTTTTCTATCATGTGATCCTCATTCGACCCATGAGTGGGACATACCCACTACGTACGCCCTCTATGCCCCTTGCATGTGGCCTTATAGCCATGGGCATTCTCATGGTACTCCTTAGTATTGGCATAACTTGGAA GTACGGGTTTGACGATGGAGATAATTCACTGGATGAAGATTCACAAGCTTTGACTAAGGACGATATCCTTGAACAAACTCACCAATGTTCGCCGAAGAGTCCATCTGTATGA